CCAGCTGACTTTCAGGAATTAATGGATCGGATCCGCTTGGTAGCTAGAGCTGTTGGCAAGGAACTCAACTGATCCAGTAAAGGATCGCACTATGGCATTACAAGGTGAACTCAAATTACCCGGTGATAAATCGATCAGTCATCGGGCACTCATGTTTAGCGCTCTGGGAGATGGTGTTAGTCGGCTTGAAAATCTAAATCCAGGTATTGATGTAAATACTACTAGAGAAGCCCTGGTCAACTGCGGTATTCAGATCGAGGAAAAACATGGAGTAATTCATGTTCAAGGAGGTGGCCAAAGACCCTTCAGTCAACCTGAACGTGCTCTAAATTGTGGAAATTCCGGTACAACTGCCAGATTAATGCTGGGTCTCCTGGCAGCTCACCCTTTGCATGTCCAATTCACCGGAGATCATTCTCTCAGTAAACGACCTATGGATAGGGTTTTTCGACCTCTGCAGCAAATGGGTGCCAATGTGTCTGCCCGGGAACGAAAATTTCTGCCAGTCATGCTCAGTGGTCGCGATCTATGGGCTCTGGATTATTGTTTGCCCTACGCCAGCGCCCAGGTGAAATCAGCTATCCTGTTGGCCGGCCTGCATGCTAGAGGTGAAACCACGGTCAAATCGCCGGCCCTCAGTCGCGATCATACTGAAAAAATGCTGAAAGCCATGGGTGCCAATGTGAAGATCAAGGGCCGGGATGTTACCATAAAACCCTTAACAAAACCCCTTCAGGCCATGGATTTTTCTATTCCTGGTGACTTTTCAGCAGCAGCATTTTTTATCACAGCGGCCTTGCTGGTGCCCGATTCTGACCTGACCATTCGGCGGGTAGGGATCAATCCAACTCGCATCGCTTTTCTCCATGCTGTTCAGGAAATGGGTGGGGATATCACTATTGCCAATAGAGAAGAGTGTCAAGGTGAAGCTATAGCAGATCTGCGCATTCGTCATTCCAAGCTTCAGGGCATTACCATTCACCCGGAACACATCCCCAATCTTATTGATGAACTGCCCCTGATTGCAGTGCTGGCCTCTCAGGCGCAGGGAGAAACTGTGGTTAATGGTGCTGAAGAGTTAAGGATCAAGGAATCTGACCGCATCACTGCAGTTGTCACCAATATGAGTGCCTGGGGTGCCAGGATATTTGAACGTCCCGATGGATTCAGTATTGAAGGTTCCACGCGTCTAAAAGGAGGCGATGTGATTACTTATGCTGACCATCGGATCGCCATGAGCATGGAAGTGGCTGGCCTCATTAGTGATCAAACAGCAAAGCTGGATAATTCAGCTTGTGTGGATATTTCCTATCCAGGATTTTTTGATGAATTGCGATCGCTATCAGAATAGATACTATAATGTTTCGAAGGCTCTAAACCCTCACAAGGTTACCGGACCTACCGGAAAATGTTGAGCAAAATAGCCAGGAGTACAAAGTGAAATTTGCAGTAATTGGTGATCCTACAAGACAAAGTGTAAGTGACTTCATGCATAGCTGGATCTATGAGCAATTAGGTCTGGATGGCGAATATAAAAAGATAAAAGTACCTGCAGATGGTCTCGAACGCTGGGTAGGTTTGCCAACTGCCAAAAAGCTGGATGGCTTTAATGTGACCATTCCCCACAAATCAGCCATAATTCCATATCTGGAT
The Candidatus Neomarinimicrobiota bacterium genome window above contains:
- the aroA gene encoding 3-phosphoshikimate 1-carboxyvinyltransferase encodes the protein MALQGELKLPGDKSISHRALMFSALGDGVSRLENLNPGIDVNTTREALVNCGIQIEEKHGVIHVQGGGQRPFSQPERALNCGNSGTTARLMLGLLAAHPLHVQFTGDHSLSKRPMDRVFRPLQQMGANVSARERKFLPVMLSGRDLWALDYCLPYASAQVKSAILLAGLHARGETTVKSPALSRDHTEKMLKAMGANVKIKGRDVTIKPLTKPLQAMDFSIPGDFSAAAFFITAALLVPDSDLTIRRVGINPTRIAFLHAVQEMGGDITIANREECQGEAIADLRIRHSKLQGITIHPEHIPNLIDELPLIAVLASQAQGETVVNGAEELRIKESDRITAVVTNMSAWGARIFERPDGFSIEGSTRLKGGDVITYADHRIAMSMEVAGLISDQTAKLDNSACVDISYPGFFDELRSLSE